ATAAGCTTGTCTGGTGCATATATTTGTATTACTGATGTAGAATAATAATGATAAGATTTTGTGATTTGAGATATGGAAATTTACCTGCCTGTGCTACTTTACATAATTTTCGTCCTCTTTTTTCTGGCCAATGGATGTGTAAGCCTTGAAAAGCGTTGTTATTAACATTTCAGGCCAATTAAACCAAAGAATCAGACTCTACAAGAGTTACTTATAGAATCTTACACAAGCTTTTACATCAATCAATAAAATGGAGAGAGATAGAATTCACACATTTCACAACCATGTCAAGAAAAGTCTGTTATTGACATTGTGAAATACTTAAATATCTTTTACAGTTTACTTAAAGACATACTGATAAATGAATAGAAATGTCATAATCTTTATATTCTCCCCGTCGAGAATCTCTTAGGCATTAAAACTGGTCGCTGTTTCATACCACTCATTGGACCATCACTTTTTTGCAAACCTTTTCTGCTCTTCAATGGTGACACCAATCTGCTAGCCAAATGGGAAGGTGAAAATGATCTACCGTCACTTCTTTGCAAAGTTTTTCTGCTCTTCAATGGTGAAACCAATCTATTAGCCAATCGGGAAGGCGAAAATGATCTCCGTAGCTTCGAAGCAGTCGACATCTTTGGTGATTTCTTGCTCATGTTCATTGATCTCGTAGGGGATAGCGAAACCACAGCTGGGCTCTTGATCTTGACTTGAAACTTTGAAGCTGAAGGAGGAGACTTGATCAAAAACTTATGTGGAGTTTGTCTGTTTCTTGCAATCACTGGAGACCTTGTCTTGCAGAACTTTTGTTGCTTTGAAGCTGGTGTTGAACTGAACAAAGGATTTGGGAATAAAACAGTCTTTTTAGCCCATGGCCTATTCCTTGGTGACACCCTATTGGCCATAAGTCTATTGTTTTCCTTATCAAGATCCTTGAATTTGGGAGAAGAAACCTTGAAGTTGATCCTGGAACGAGCCCTTTGAAGAGATGGAGAGTCGGACTCGGTTCGAATCAGTTGTAATTTGTTCTGTTTCTCCCTCTTTCTTCTAGCTTTGAGTTCAGTATTTTCAGGCTGTTGTTTTTGCTTTCTATGTTCAGTCAATGGAGTCTTGGGATCCTCAACAGTTATCTTCTTAGTTTTGTTATCAACAGCTGCTAATATCTCTCTTGCAAATTGACTGGCTTGTAGGATTTCTCCCACTGTTTCTCCGACAAGCATTGCAGGCAATGACATCCTCCTCCATTCACCTACATTAAAAATTGAAACAATCCAATGAATCACAAATTCAAAAGAACATTTATCAAGTGAGGAGCATTGTTCCAATACCTCTTGCAGTGGATGGAAGCTTGCCAATTGGTGATTTCCTTGGAGAAGCATTCTTCATCCTTTATAAGCAAAAAACCAAAAAAGGCTCAATCTTTTTACCATGGTTTTaataaagacaaaaaaaaaaaaaaccccaaatttGAGCATTACCTCAAAGACTCTTGCTTGCACCTAAGACTAGTTTTCAAGTAAGCCCTAGTACTCCTAGGACTTAGTTTCACGCCTGATATTACCTTTGTCCCTCCTGCTACTGTATACTGCAACTCTTGCAATCTTGCCATACATTTTTCCACCTTCTCAAACCCCACAAACAATAAACAAAAATCCCCAaaaaagcaaaaaataaaaaataaaaaaatgaagtgACCAACTTTACCTTCTTTACAGTTTCTCTGAGTAGGACAGGATCAAGAGGAGCCACCACAAGTTTCCTTTGCTTTGGTGGGGTTCTTGCAACCATTATTACCAGGAAGAAAAGAAATTTCAGCAGCCAAAGAAAAGaagcttaataataataataaatgtggGTCTTTTTCTCAGCTCCGCTCCTCCTTTACTTTGTCTATCTATATACCCATCAAGGAAAGTGAACCTGAAACTTTGGGTTCGTTTCAGTTACTGTAGTTCTCTCTTCAAAACTGAAGGAATTTTCAAAATAGCTATGTTCTAGAGGATATGATGAGAGAAGTGAAAAAAGTCAAAAGCTTTTGGGTTGGAGATTTGAGTGGTGCTGGGTAACGGATCTCTTTTTTGCTTGTGCCAACGGTCTAATAATCTTTCCATTTAAATcaagtaacaataataataataaacgtATATCCTAACGGCTACTAGTATTTccattttttttctctattttttttatttcctttaaaGCCTCGTGGCCAGTATTTATCTCTTAACGAGATCATCGAATGCAAAAGACATAACATTGATAATAACATGGttgaattaagttaaaattttgtttgttcacacttcacataattaaataataaaatatattctaaatttagtaaaattaaaaataaaaaataaatttaaagattttgcaTCATTAATAAAAGATATCTTTAATCCATCGTATAAATATAGATTACGTTGACTTGtttagtgaaaataaaataatatgttttggtttgtttgAAGAGGAAAATTCTAGCAAATTTGTAAGAGATTAAAAGAATTGATGTTATTCAGTGACTTTGTAAAAGattcaataattttaataatttacttataaggaatttagtatttattaaaattttataatgttatAAGAAACTAATAATTTTGTAATAGCTTTAGTAAATATGCAAGAGATTCAGTCAGTAATTTTACAAGAGATCCAATGATTTTACAATAATTTTAGTAATTTACATTGTAAGAAATTAGTAATTTATTGAAAATATTACAATGTTTTGTAAGAAATTTGGTAAGTTTATAAGATATTcagtaatattataaaaatttggaGATTTTAATatattcagtaattttgtaaaagaaAATCAATGATTTACATTGGGAGGATTTTAATAATTTCCTGAAAAGTTTATAATGTTATAaggattttagtaattttaattaattgaaaacaTTACAAAGATTCAATAATTGAACTTATTACCTACTTTTTTATTTTGTAGATCA
This is a stretch of genomic DNA from Gossypium arboreum isolate Shixiya-1 chromosome 11, ASM2569848v2, whole genome shotgun sequence. It encodes these proteins:
- the LOC108474263 gene encoding microtubule-binding protein TANGLED; its protein translation is MVARTPPKQRKLVVAPLDPVLLRETVKKVEKCMARLQELQYTVAGGTKVISGVKLSPRSTRAYLKTSLRCKQESLRMKNASPRKSPIGKLPSTARGEWRRMSLPAMLVGETVGEILQASQFAREILAAVDNKTKKITVEDPKTPLTEHRKQKQQPENTELKARRKREKQNKLQLIRTESDSPSLQRARSRINFKVSSPKFKDLDKENNRLMANRVSPRNRPWAKKTVLFPNPLFSSTPASKQQKFCKTRSPVIARNRQTPHKFLIKSPPSASKFQVKIKSPAVVSLSPTRSMNMSKKSPKMSTASKLRRSFSPSRLANRLVSPLKSRKTLQRSDGRSFSPSHLASRLVSPLKSRKGLQKSDGPMSGMKQRPVLMPKRFSTGRI